The following proteins come from a genomic window of Sorex araneus isolate mSorAra2 chromosome 1, mSorAra2.pri, whole genome shotgun sequence:
- the LOC101558746 gene encoding programmed cell death protein 5-like: MAEEELEALSKPSCRPCTGDPRDAAQREVKHRKTGMRNNMLAQVLDQLARAQLSNLALVKPNKSKAVEIYLIQMARYEQLSGKISEQGLIETLEKVSQQTEKKTTLNSTEEK; this comes from the coding sequence ATGGCGGAGGAAGAGCTGGAGGCGCTGAGCAAGCCAAGCTGCAGACCATGCACGGGGGATCCCAGAGATGCAGCCCAGCGGGAAGTGAAGCACAGGAAAACAGGAATGAGAAACAACATGTTAGCCCAAGTTTTGGATCAGTTAGCCCGGGCCCAGTTAAGTAATTTAGCACTTGTaaaacccaataaatctaaagcTGTAGAGATTTACCTCATACAGATGGCAAGATATGAACAGCTAAGTGGGAAGATTTCAGAACAAGGTTTAATAGAAACTCTTGAAAAAGTTAgtcaacaaacagaaaagaaaacaacattaaATTCAACAGAAGAAAAGTAA